A segment of the Amblyomma americanum isolate KBUSLIRL-KWMA chromosome 6, ASM5285725v1, whole genome shotgun sequence genome:
TAAACAATGCGGGGGAAAAAGCAGAAACTGCATCGTGGTGCGAGCGAAAGAAGCCTGCCTGCAGGTCTGCAGGCTACTCGTCGCTGCTTTATCGCACAGCTGGAAAATTCCACACTATACGTGACACTGCTGGCCACTCGGGCGCCTAGAAATGAGCTACGAAATTCGTTAATTCTTTCCCGTTATTGAACCTGTCatgaaaacacgttttttttatcAGAGCCTAAGCGTCAAGGAAAACTGAGCCGCATTCGGAAATAGCCCTATCAGTTGTCGTAGAGTAACAAAATCGAAACTTTTTTCGTTCTTCCCGTAGTAGATTTTGCGCCTGGCGTTTCTCATCGCTCTTACGAGATGCGGGCTAAACTCGCATTCCGCGCTGAAAACGCACTCAGACTTCCCCTTTTATTAACGGCCACTGTAATGGGACGCAACGCGGTGGGATTATTACGCCTCAGTTGTCGTACCGTGGGGCGCTGAGCTCGAGGTCGCTTTTTCCTCCCTAGCCTGCTGCGTGCGTTGGAGTGTGCCAATTCCTGTAAATGGAGCGTACCTCGAGCTTCTTCCTGCTCTTCGCGTTTTCAGGCCGACGATTTCCAAAGCACGTGGATGCATTATAGGAAGAAACGAAGACCTATACTTCAGCAAGAGTGTTTTGTTATGTACGTACGGCTTCTAGGCACAGTTACTGATATATCGGCCACCTGTCTTATTTGCTGCTGAGCACTTTTGTTGCAAAATCAGGGAATAATAATACAGGAATTCATGGCAGTCAACATGCATAATCCTAACCTATATCTCTCGATCTAGTAATGCTGTGCTTCTTATCTAACCCTCGTCTCGCGTTTAACGTCAGGATAAGATGATTCCTTGTAAGTTATACACTTGCCGTACTCTTTTGCTTAAAGAGGAGACATGGGTAGGGACATGGgaggctcgttatgacatacacatgaaggaagccaacagtcaccgaaaccaagtaaAGGAAAGGGTATTATTTTCATGTTTAAAGCgacagctgctgctgttgttgttgttgcctcaaaacgagcacatacccacggtggggtattggccagggtttggtgtagatccaaacaggagaaaattcatcccggtttatctcaagcggctgataaatatgAATAGAATCTGTGGATacaaataacgaattttgagagatcttgaggaaatcggagcGAAAATCTAGGAAACAAAgcggaaataaataaattttaaacaACCATAAATAcaataattttgagagaaaagcaAAGGCAGCTAAATGTTAACACAGAAATCTCCCGTTTTCGATAATATACCTGTGAAGAAGGTCGAGCACTAGCTTAAGGGCATGTCTTTTTACgattgcaccgaaggagaggaggacgcgATGAGTGGACAGGAGCACTAATTGAGCGAGAGGGTGTTGTAAAAAGtgtattctctgccgtgcaaaccgccggatGAAATGATCGAAagattcaacgtccccgcatgacgtataaagattcgacggcgtgaacccagagcCGCATAAAGAAAGACTGAgacgaggaatcctgcagcgcaacagcgtcatggaaacctcgcATTGCCTTGAAGCGCatgaacgtatgttccatggaaATTTTAAGTGTTCAAATTCCGCTGTAGCAAGGATGCACTCATGGCTCAGGTACTTGTGTAgttggtaacgttcataacgaCAGCTGTAACGCACTCGTTCTTGTGTTTcgcgtcgttgtcgtcgtcgtcgtagaagtagtagtagtagtgggcATCGGCGTACCCCCTGGttgcgttgccatgggaaccactcagGGGGTGgttgccgtggaaggaggagggtatgacgtGTATGGAGGAACCCGTAAgaggagggtggttaccacgTGAACGGTGGTTACCGTGGAATTTGGATGTTAAAGCGAGAGCGTAAAAAGGAGCAAGCGGATGGTGGTTTTCACAGCAACCCAGCGGCGATTAGTTAtcggtttacccgccgcggtggctctgtggttagagcgctcggctactgatccggagttgccgggttcgaacccgaccgcggcggctgcgttattatggaggcaaaacgctaaggcgcccgtgtgctgtgcgatgtcagcgcacattaaagatccccaggtggtcgaaattattccggagccctccgctacggcatatctttcttcctttcttctttcactccctcctctatcccttcctttacggcgcggttcaggtgtcgaacgatatacgggacaaatactgcgccatttcctttcctgaaaaaccagttattcttcttattattattattactattattattattattattattattattattagtattattattattattattattattattattattattattattattattattattattattattaaggaggAGAGTACGTACGGCGAGTGCAAGGAATGGACAACCACAGGGTGTCTGCCACGAGAGCTATTCCGGCGCAAGCGCTGGAATATCAGACTAAGACGCCGGCTGGCCTGGCTCAACAAAAAGATTGAGATGCATTCTTGACTCTCTTTCGCCAAAGTTAGAAATCTCTTTGTAACAGGTTGAACGACAACATGGGCCTGCCCCAGACCTGGAACgtattccgccatctcattgattcgactaACTCCAAGACACGCAAGAGACATACCTCACCAAGCTCGTATACACACACCCTAGGCCTCCCCGCACGAACTCCTGGAGGAGCTTCATGATCTCTACTTCCCGGCATATCCCCCTGCAGACAACCAGACTATACAGGCTCCCCAAAAGACCACATCGACAGAACCATCACCGAGGCGaaagtgagggcagaacttcaATGCCTTAGCacgtcctcagctcctggccccgacggagggcacaacaaggcactccgcaacctcgatcCCCCTCCATCACAGCTCTAACCGACAacctcaacgaatgctggctgcgcgggGCCCTCCCACCTTGAAGGACGCCAAGGTAGTGTTCATTCCCAAATCTGGCAAATCACTTCTTTCCGCTAACCTCCGTCTCACCTCCCTCACGTCatgtgtgggcaagctcatggagcacgttctCCAGGCACGGCTCAGCCAGTATCTCAAGAACAATAACCTcgtgccttcgtgcatgtttggttgcCTTCTGGGCTTGCCCATCCAGGACTTCTTTCTACAAGCGAAACACCACACCATTGACTCCCCCGATGGCGACACCAAGAcaatcctcggcgtcgacctaacaaaagcctTCGACAACGTTATCCACGCAGCCTTCCTAAAAGGCCTCCGTACCTAGGCGTAGGACCGTGGATGTACAATTGCATCTGTGACTTTCTCTGTCATTGCATAGCCACACTCACGCCGAGCGAACACCGGTTCCctggtgtctcactgggagcacggGGGACGCCTCAGAGTGCTGCGCTGTCACCTATCCTCTACAACACTGCCCTcctccaactcccccaccaaaTAGCCCAAGCCCTGACGTACATTTCAGCTTCTATGCTGACGACAAGGCAGTGATGTCGATATAGAACataacctacagtcggccctcaacatcatcgactcgtACGTTTGCGCGCGCagcctagcctgctccccttcctAACCAGAGCTCTTCCTCTACCACCCTGGCTGCACGACCTCtccaaccctcccatctcactcacgcTAGAGGATCACCCCATTCCCCtagtctccaagattcgcatcctgggcctcgtctttcacttccacagaGCGCACAGCGACACCATTCAATCTTTAGAGGCCCAAACCCAGCAAGCCACCTGTGTCATTCGGCGCGTCGCGGAGCGACGCACGGGTGtacgagagcggaacactctccgcctgaCCCAAGCCTGCATCACGAGCCACACGGTGAACACATTCCCTTGCCTCCGTAAAGCAGATGTGGAACCGCGTCAACGCGTTCCTCTGATCCTGCACGAAGGTCCCCCTCTgcctaccccccagcacctctactgcccggctcctcaacctcggtacccacaacgcgtttgaggagctggcagaaaccaccctaacagcacagctgactcgcctttCGGTGCACTCAACTATCCCAGCTAGGCCTCACCCCAATGCCTAGGCCCCCGGGGGAACAAGGGAGTCTCGTTAACTCCAGACCTACGCACCCATCTCGTCATCCTTCCCCTTCCCAATAACATGCTCCCCGAGCACGACGACGAATGCAGGGCCGCCCGTGCTAAAGACGTGCACAAGTAGTACGGCGAGAGTTTCGAGGTAGCCTACGTAGACGTGGaaacgtactcgtcgggctcccgcatggtccTCGCCGTCGCTAACAATCAGGCCCGATTACTCGCGTCAGCCTTCATCATCGCACATTCAACCAAAATTggagaggaagcggccattgcactcgctctaaTCTCCACGtctgccaccaaaattctctCCGACTAAAAATCCGCATTAACCGAATACACCAAAGGCCCGGTATCTGGACCACGGCTGgccttctacgcttctggcaccccaacCGCCTCGTAACACTCccctggacccccgcacacgcaggcctcccggttAACAAGGAAGTCCACTTCCTAGGCCGAGGTCTTATTTTCTGGGCCAGAGTCGGACCGCCCGGGAGCCCGGGAGCATCTGCTTATTTTCAGAGATGTCCTTACCcgctaccgagatacccggcgtgTTTACGCagcgccggctccctccctaaacCCAGCCCAGGCCTCCGACTTGCGTCGCCTCGAGTCCCGTACCGCTCCCTATCTTAATCTCCTTCGTGCCTGCTACCTCGATCAGTTCATCTCCTCCTGTACGCTCTGCGAAAAACCGGTAAACTTTCTTCAAGTCCTTCTGACATGCCCCACCTTctcacaccctccatccccaacaACGGCTGCGTCATACTGAAAGACTGAGAGACACCCAGTGTGCTATGAAACAAATCTGTGCTATCTCTTGGTGCGCAGGTTTTTACCAATGTTCATTAGCTACAATCGTTTGGTTTGAGAACATGTGGAAGGGTATATGCCTTGTGTACTTTTTTTACCTGCGGTAACACAGGTGAAGATATGGTATTCATACTTTCGGTCAAAACATATgcaggcttaacgcctcaggagcgaaggaaacgagaccactgctacgagccgacaccagaacagaactgccagccgtggctgctcgagccacgaccaggtgccgtctttattctcttcgcagggtggcgcgcgctagccgggttgtcggcgccgcgcaagagagggtgctacagggccccccgcctagactgggagtcgaaacggacggagggccggcgatggcactcgagcactaggtcaggcggcgctgggagtcgttccagggcggtctccatgtaagccggtttaaggcggtctagactgacggtctcttcgcggccgttttggaggatggtggcggttttcggggtgcggcggagaacgcggaaaggtccgtcgtaagccggtgtgagcggggctcggacagcgtcgcggcgcacaaaaacgtgggtcgaagtgaccaggtcggggtgtacgaaaatggtatgatggcgggacggacgtgggggagtaggccggagggctggaagctgctggtaaaagtcgcctggaagacgcaaagcacttccatacacgagctctgcagctgagcactgcaAGTCTTTTCGGATGatggcccttagaccaagcagcacaaggggcaaggagtcgacccaggaggcgcaattgaggcgggcagcgagggcggccttcaattggcggtgaaggcgttccaccatgccgttagcacacgggtgatatgcagtggtacggcaatgcctggcgccgagaatattattaagggaagcaaacagggaggattCAAattggcgtccacggtcggttgtcacagtgccagcacaaccaaatcgagatacccacgcagaaatgaaggcgcgcgaaacagtctatgcggtgatgtcaggaatggggactgcctccggccagcgagtgaagcggtcgactatggtcaagatatagcggtagcctcgagatatgggtagagggcccacgatgtccagatgaacatggtcgaaacgacggccagggggtagaaaggcttgggaaggtgtcttggtatgtcgacagatcttggtcgactgacacggtaggcaccggcgcgtccaagcacgcacatcagcgttgatttcgggccaaacatagcgctgggtgagaaggcgctgagtagcccgaatgcctggatggcatatgtcatggagagaatggaagatagggcgacgtagtgaagccggaacaaaagggcgagtaaagtccgttgaaacatcgcagcACAAGGgatcaggcgagcaaggatggggcacaagccgtaatcggagagaacgagggttcgctcgaaaggcggcgagctcatcgtcattctgctgggcagaagagaatgcggcccagtcgacggtagaagatggagcgtctaccgtgactatacgagagagggcgtcagcggcggtattggctgcacctttcacatgccggatgtcggtagtaaactccgagatgtaagcgagctgacggagttcacgtgacacgtacttcgatgagttggtccggaacacatatgccagcggtttaggatcggttagcacgtgaaacttgcatccttctacaaaatgccgaaagtgctggatagcggagtagatggctaggagctctcgaccgaagacgctgtagcgggtctcagcaggaagtagcttccgagagtaaaaagacaatggtctccactcggagttaatgtactgctgtaatacggctccgatggccacgctggaggcatctaccatcaatctcgtaggggcgtcgttgcgcggatggactagaagcacggcgttaacGACTGCTTGCTttgcggcagtaaaggcggcctgggcttctgatgaccaagagattgcggaggacgggccagcggttgaccggaggaggtcggtgagcgggcgaagtagctctgcacagtgcgggataaagtggcgggagaaattcaccagcccgaggaattgtcgcaggaggcgcagggttgtgggcaggggaaaattctcgatggtctggacgtgggacgctagagggcggatacccactgaggatatgtgatgacccaaaaactcgagctcagaatcaccgaaaacacacttggaggcattcacaaccaggccgtagtgctgtagacgcttgaacaaagcacgtaggtcttgctcatgatcatgaggtgtagggctggcgatgaggacatcgtcaaggtacgcgaatacactcagtaggccccgcgtgacctcagccatgaaccgctggaaggtttgagccgaattgcgtagtccaaaaggcatccggacgttctcaaacaaaccaaatggcgtcgtgatggcggtcttaggtatgtcggcgggttcaatgggaatttggtgatacgccttaaccaggtcaactttgctaaaaatggcgcagccggcgaggcgcgatgtaaagtcctggatgtggggcagcggacagctgtcgtggacagtgttggcattcaacgcccgatagtcgctgcagggacgccagtcaccgggatcacgcttgggcactagatgcagcggagacgcccacgcgctggacgacgggcgtataatgccgagctccagcatgtggtcaaactcacgtttggcgatagctagacggtctccaaacaagcggcgcggtcgagcagctgcgggtggaccccgggtgacgatgtggtgtgtcacagtatgtttaggagcctgagtgaggttgcatggcttagtgagctccgggaaatccgccaacactttttcgaactgagaggaaggtatcagcgtgcgaatgcccatgggagcaaggtcggacgagactcccgagatggagagatgagtcagaccgtcggtaaggcgacgatgccgcacgctgacgtctaagtcgaagtaggagaggaagtctgagccgatgatcgggcgaaccacatctgcgatgacgaagacccatcgaaaagtgcggcgtaggccgaagtcgagggtgagagatcgtagcccatacgtgggtatagacgaggcgttggcagcacggagcgacagtcctgatggcttggaacgatctgccttagtcggtggaaccacgctgatttccgcgcccgtgtcgataagaaaccgggtgccggagatcttgtcagtgaccatgaacaggcggctcgaatgactgggggaaccacacgccgccgttagtgatcccggcgggcgtttcccggccacgaacagggcggtgtacacttcgtagcccggtggcgaaaacgcctgtggtaccagcagagagatgtaaggctgggactccgagcttgacgtgagcgcgaaagagcgcgatgatcaagacgagacggacgggtctccagaggtcggctccggagtgcggcgactgaggcggcaagctcatcgagacgggcctcaaggcgcaaaatcgctgggtctcttggcggcaaaacagcagtgacggacggggaggtggcctcatgaacgttatctgcgagctcagccaggcggtcgagggtgacgtcaccggccgctgcagggacgaggcggatgggctggggaaggcgttggaggaaaagctctcgaagcaacgctgagtggttggggatgtcgcgctccccgagaagctgttgcatgcggcgcagaagctgggaggggcgccggtcgccaaggtcttccccggtaaggaggtgctggaggcgggtgcggtccgacggcataaatctctccagcaccttggttttcaggtgctgatatggtgtagcacccatggggtcGGAGAGAatgtcggagagctcaccggcaacgtcaggaggcaggcttgaggcaacatagtagtagcgcgtcgtctccgacgtgatgcgggctaggcaaaattgcgcttcaacctggtggaaccaaacttgcgggttctggggacagaaaggtggaaggcgaacctgcagcgacgagacgtcctgcggacgcgaatcctgctgcgtggatgttgcgggatcggtcattgctcgtcctaggtcaccaatgtaggctttaCGCCTCAGGaccgaaggaaacgagaccactgctacgagccgacactagaacagaactgccagccgtggctgcacgagccacgaccaggtgccgtctttattctcttcgcaagGTGGCgtgcgctagccgggttgtcggcgccgcccaagagagggtgctacacaTATAAGACTTCGGTACGTCCTGTCACGAGTTACCTTAGCTAAGCGCTTTGAGCTATGCAATGATTGTTTTAAATTATATATGCGTGAAATACAGGAAACAACACTGGTCAAAAAATAAACTCGTCTCA
Coding sequences within it:
- the LOC144095340 gene encoding uncharacterized protein LOC144095340; translated protein: MLAARGPPTLKDAKVVFIPKSGKSLLSANLRLTSLTSCVGKLMEHVLQARLSQYLKNNNLVPSCMFGCLLGLPIQDFFLQAKHHTIDSPDGDTKTILGVDLTKAFDNVIHAAFLKGLRT